Proteins encoded within one genomic window of Episyrphus balteatus chromosome 1, idEpiBalt1.1, whole genome shotgun sequence:
- the LOC129906636 gene encoding endonuclease G, mitochondrial-like yields the protein MSSENLVAVGAALVAASSSFILGQKAQNAEICKNLTNLIESDAYALFLKEKLYEVFKSCPPDETKPLNRMMKIMMYGFPGLDNIRVLSDHVLSYDRRNRVAHWVLEHLTLPCISNQTGVNRRIAIFRSDIAIPTMFRSTNQDYYRSGFDRGHLAAAANHKCDQQHMNDTFILSNIAPQVGVGFNRDAWNNLEMYTRNLLDTYPEIYICTGSMYEPKYKNSNLCVEYNFIGTSVVAVPTHFFKILLCITRDKKFILEAYAMPNQYIDNNIDLKTFRRPPEAIEKITGLQFFDKIKRSQYESINGSQVNHTEEPEETTAPDP from the exons ATGTCTTCAGAAAATCTAGTTGCAGTTGGAGCTGCATTGGTTGCAGCAAGTAGTTCCTTCATTCTTGGACAAAAAGCTCAAAATgcagaaatttgtaaaaatttgaCAAATCTTATTGAAAGTGATGCTTATGCTTTGTTTCTTAAGGAAAAGCTGTATGAAGTG TTTAAAAGCTGCCCACCAGATGAAACCAAGCCACTTAACCGAATGATGAAGATCATGATGTATGGATTTCCTGGATTGGACAACATTCGTGTCTTATCCGATCACGTGTTATCCTACGACCGCCGGAATAGAGTAGCACACTGGGTGCTCGAACATCTAACACTTCCATGCATCAGCAACCAAACTGGCGTAAATCGAAGGATAGCAATTTTTCGTTCCGATATTGCCATTCCCACAATGTTCAGATCCACCAATCAAGATTACTACCGTTCCGGATTTGATAGAGGTCATTTAGCAGCAGCTGCTAATCACAAATGTGATCAACAACACATGAACGATACTTTTATATTGAGTAACATTGCTCCACAAGTTGGTGTTGGATTCAATCGTGATGCCTGGAATAATCTTGAAATGTATACAAGAAATCTCCTGGACACTTATCCAGAAATTTATATATGCACTGGTTCAATGTATGAACCAAAGTACAAGAATTCTAATCTTTGTGTTGAATATAATTTCATTGGAACCAGTGTTGTTGCAGTACCAAcgcatttcttcaaaattctacTCTGCATAACGAGGGATAAGAAATTCATCTTGGAGGCCTATGCAATGCCAAATCAGTATATTGACAATAATATTGATTTGAAGACATTCCGTCGACCTCCAGAAGCTATAGAAAAGATAACAGGCCTtcaatttttcgacaaaattaaACGAAGTCAATATGAGTCAATAAATGGCAGTCAAGTTAATCACACTGAAGAACCGGAAGAAACTACAGCTCCAGATCCATAA